A genomic region of Pirellulales bacterium contains the following coding sequences:
- a CDS encoding NAD(P)-binding domain-containing protein produces the protein MKVGVLGSGDVAKVLASGFLRHGHDVTMGTRDVGKLVDWKKQNGKGRIGTFAEAARYGELVVLAVKGTAAVEALRAAGAENLAGKTVMDATNPIADLPPVNGVLSFFTSPNESLMERLQREFPRARLVKAFNSVGSSCMVNPQFKEGKPTMFICGNDEAAKQTVRGILDQFGWETADMGQAEAARAIEPLCMLWCIRGFLRNEWNHAFKLLT, from the coding sequence ATGAAAGTCGGCGTGCTTGGATCTGGCGACGTGGCGAAGGTCCTGGCGAGCGGTTTCCTGCGGCACGGTCACGACGTGACGATGGGCACTCGCGACGTCGGGAAGCTGGTGGATTGGAAGAAACAGAACGGCAAAGGCCGAATCGGCACATTCGCCGAGGCAGCCCGATATGGCGAACTCGTGGTGTTGGCCGTCAAGGGGACCGCCGCAGTCGAGGCCCTTCGCGCCGCGGGCGCGGAGAATCTTGCTGGAAAGACCGTCATGGACGCGACCAACCCGATCGCGGACCTGCCACCCGTCAACGGCGTTTTGAGCTTCTTCACAAGTCCGAACGAATCGCTGATGGAGCGATTGCAACGCGAATTCCCGCGCGCGAGACTCGTGAAAGCGTTCAATTCCGTCGGCAGTTCCTGCATGGTGAATCCGCAGTTCAAGGAGGGCAAGCCGACCATGTTCATCTGCGGAAACGACGAAGCCGCCAAGCAGACAGTGCGAGGCATCCTCGATCAATTCGGTTGGGAGACGGCCGATATGGGCCAGGCCGAGGCCGCCCGGGCCATCGAACCGCTCTGCATGCTCTGGTGCATCCGCGGATTCCTGCGCAACGAATGGAACCACGCATTCAAGCTTTTGACGTGA
- a CDS encoding type II toxin-antitoxin system ParD family antitoxin translates to MPTRNINLTEHFDRFVAKQVKGGRFRNASEVMRAGLHLLEQQTREEQEKLTLLRALASEGFDQLDQGGGIAIDDERQLANVIGQIGRRASKQVKRRANGD, encoded by the coding sequence ATGCCAACTCGCAATATCAACTTAACGGAACATTTCGACCGATTCGTCGCGAAGCAGGTGAAGGGCGGGCGATTCCGGAACGCGAGCGAGGTCATGCGAGCCGGCCTCCATCTACTGGAGCAACAGACCCGCGAAGAACAAGAGAAGCTCACTTTGCTCCGCGCCCTGGCGTCTGAGGGATTCGATCAATTGGACCAGGGGGGTGGGATTGCAATCGACGACGAGCGACAACTTGCGAACGTCATCGGTCAGATCGGCCGGCGCGCTTCCAAGCAAGTGAAACGACGCGCGAACGGCGACTGA
- a CDS encoding TIGR04255 family protein — protein MAIPNRNGSSPDYERPPVVETVLGVQFDQIVNFGNAQLGAFWKTLDLAEWASVTDAPALVSQFEQFGDAVKWQPQLGIQFTQVPRTRLQIKNSNGDRMIQIQDNRVHFNWSKSEESSYPRYPAVRNGFEYALRRFVDFISEEHLGEFRPNQWEVTYINNIPKGTVWRVPSDWGFFRLLAGVSDVANLVDGESFSGEWHFQIPDQRGRLHIQWQHGLAPAKPPEHQETVWLTLTARGSLGDAADPLRSVVNGLDLGHHTIVNSFRTLMSDEANTYWGLKK, from the coding sequence ATGGCGATTCCGAATCGAAATGGCTCTTCGCCGGACTACGAGAGGCCGCCGGTTGTCGAAACCGTGCTCGGCGTGCAGTTCGATCAAATTGTAAATTTCGGAAATGCGCAGCTAGGGGCATTTTGGAAAACGCTCGATCTGGCCGAATGGGCGAGCGTCACGGATGCTCCGGCGTTGGTGTCGCAGTTCGAGCAATTTGGCGACGCCGTTAAATGGCAACCACAGTTGGGAATCCAATTCACGCAGGTTCCAAGAACGCGGCTCCAAATCAAGAACAGCAATGGAGATCGCATGATTCAAATCCAGGACAACCGTGTTCACTTTAATTGGTCAAAGAGCGAAGAGTCCAGCTATCCTCGTTACCCGGCGGTTCGAAATGGATTCGAGTATGCGTTGCGGCGATTCGTGGATTTCATCTCGGAAGAACACCTCGGCGAGTTTCGACCGAATCAATGGGAAGTGACGTACATCAACAATATCCCCAAGGGAACTGTATGGAGAGTCCCGAGCGATTGGGGGTTCTTTCGGCTTCTTGCTGGCGTTTCGGACGTAGCTAACCTCGTGGACGGAGAAAGCTTTTCCGGCGAGTGGCATTTTCAAATTCCCGACCAGCGGGGACGGCTTCACATCCAATGGCAGCATGGCCTCGCACCAGCCAAGCCACCCGAGCATCAGGAAACGGTTTGGCTCACATTGACCGCTCGTGGATCTCTGGGCGATGCGGCTGATCCCTTGCGATCGGTCGTCAATGGTTTGGACCTGGGGCATCACACGATCGTTAACTCCTTTCGGACCTTGATGAGCGACGAAGCGAACACGTATTGGGGACTGAAAAAATGA
- a CDS encoding efflux RND transporter periplasmic adaptor subunit, with translation MNDPKNSSHRVVRAMVLALLCTALSSSASADDTPAADAKTNSLITEVVKRGDLALIIRATGTIEPEEVVDVNSSVAGTITSFGPDPRAATDPQFKGKSIDYNSPVEAGTLLAQLDDRRYRSRVDEAQAGCQRAQAELEGAKAKLELAESNLKRVQGSVANKTVPAEEANAAEIKLRVAKSAVTAAAAGLAEREAVLTQAQINLAATTIRSPIKGIVIDRRVNVGQAVVSSLNAASLFLIAGDMKHLQIWASVNEANVGAIREKQSVRFTVDAVPGKVYEGQVAQVRLNAQMSQNVVTYTVVISVDNPDGKLLPYLTANVEFDAGHREHAPPQ, from the coding sequence ATGAATGACCCGAAGAATTCCTCTCATCGCGTCGTGCGAGCAATGGTGCTCGCCTTGTTGTGCACCGCACTTTCAAGCAGTGCTTCGGCAGATGATACACCGGCGGCGGACGCAAAGACGAATTCGCTGATAACCGAAGTCGTCAAGCGCGGCGACCTCGCGCTAATAATCCGCGCGACCGGCACGATCGAGCCGGAAGAGGTCGTGGACGTGAACTCCAGCGTCGCCGGGACCATTACGAGCTTTGGACCAGATCCGCGGGCCGCGACCGATCCACAATTCAAAGGGAAGTCGATTGATTACAACTCGCCGGTCGAAGCGGGCACATTGCTGGCCCAGCTCGACGACCGTCGGTATCGGTCTCGAGTTGACGAAGCCCAAGCCGGCTGCCAGCGAGCGCAAGCGGAGTTGGAAGGGGCGAAGGCGAAACTCGAGTTGGCTGAGTCCAACTTGAAGCGAGTCCAGGGCAGTGTGGCAAATAAGACCGTTCCCGCTGAGGAGGCCAATGCGGCGGAAATCAAGCTCAGGGTGGCCAAGTCTGCCGTCACGGCTGCCGCGGCGGGGCTTGCCGAGCGCGAAGCGGTGCTCACGCAAGCTCAAATCAATCTTGCCGCCACCACCATTAGATCGCCGATCAAGGGGATTGTGATCGACCGCCGCGTCAACGTCGGGCAAGCGGTCGTGTCGAGCTTAAACGCCGCCAGCCTGTTCCTAATCGCCGGGGACATGAAACATTTACAGATTTGGGCCTCCGTCAACGAAGCCAATGTCGGCGCGATTCGTGAGAAGCAATCGGTTCGGTTCACCGTCGATGCCGTTCCGGGCAAGGTCTACGAGGGGCAAGTAGCGCAGGTTCGCCTCAACGCGCAGATGTCGCAAAACGTCGTCACGTACACCGTGGTCATCTCAGTCGACAATCCCGATGGCAAGCTGCTGCCCTATCTCACCGCGAACGTGGAGTTCGACGCGGGTCATCGCGAACATGCTCCGCCGCAATGA
- a CDS encoding DUF6496 domain-containing protein, with amino-acid sequence MPEKETLKRAERDKRQGKAATTQAGEFIREEIHHIREGKHGARSAKQAIAIGLSKARRAGVDLPPPKRGKTTERTRRSAELAYEQGHEANGHHKPAVKRSRAIKKALGREPHSAATHEALARQARRAARQRTAAERSAAAEKAVHTKGAAGRSAAAKKAARTRAKTRA; translated from the coding sequence ATGCCAGAGAAGGAAACACTTAAACGTGCCGAGCGAGATAAACGCCAGGGGAAGGCCGCCACCACGCAGGCCGGGGAGTTCATTCGCGAGGAAATTCACCACATTCGCGAAGGGAAACACGGGGCGCGATCCGCGAAACAGGCAATCGCCATTGGGTTATCCAAAGCGCGCAGGGCGGGGGTCGATCTACCGCCGCCGAAACGAGGCAAAACGACTGAGCGGACGCGGCGCAGCGCCGAGCTGGCCTATGAGCAAGGGCACGAAGCAAACGGTCATCACAAGCCAGCGGTCAAGCGCTCGCGCGCGATCAAGAAAGCACTGGGGCGCGAGCCGCATTCCGCGGCAACCCACGAGGCCCTCGCGCGCCAGGCCCGCCGAGCGGCCCGTCAACGCACGGCCGCCGAGCGCAGCGCCGCGGCGGAGAAGGCTGTTCATACCAAAGGCGCGGCCGGTCGATCCGCGGCGGCAAAGAAGGCGGCCCGAACGCGGGCGAAAACTCGAGCCTAG